In Massilistercora timonensis, the following are encoded in one genomic region:
- a CDS encoding membrane dipeptidase has protein sequence MLKLFDAHGDIWYDIVQHSQKGERDIFRKYQLPKFQKGGVMGGTFVMWIDPPHDEDPKRRIKEIEKAVKQELEDAADILNIVRKYEDFEKGTKEGKINVMMGLEGLSYIGEDIDQINYYYEEFGVRTMMLTWNEENALASGWPGDPERGLTAKGKEAIRRMNELGMVLDVSHINDKGFWDILELSDGHPVIASHSNARAVSPHMRNLSDDMIRALAKTGGVMGMNRADGFIHPDKAKQTVEGLADHVDYIRDLVGIDHIGCGFDFEDYVDQAALSKNGIDNEDPAGTKGIKSAAQAHNFLDVLESRGYTQEELEKVAYKNFYRVFKQVLR, from the coding sequence ATGTTAAAGTTATTTGATGCACATGGAGATATCTGGTATGACATTGTACAGCACAGTCAGAAAGGTGAGCGGGATATCTTCCGGAAGTATCAGCTGCCCAAATTCCAGAAGGGCGGCGTGATGGGCGGAACCTTTGTAATGTGGATCGACCCGCCTCACGACGAAGATCCTAAGAGAAGGATCAAAGAGATCGAGAAGGCAGTAAAGCAGGAACTGGAAGACGCGGCGGATATCTTAAACATTGTCCGGAAATATGAAGATTTTGAGAAAGGAACCAAAGAAGGCAAGATCAATGTGATGATGGGCCTGGAAGGATTGTCTTACATTGGGGAAGACATTGACCAGATCAATTACTATTATGAAGAATTCGGCGTCCGCACCATGATGCTGACCTGGAATGAGGAAAATGCGCTGGCCTCCGGATGGCCGGGAGACCCGGAGAGAGGTCTGACTGCCAAAGGGAAAGAAGCCATACGGCGGATGAACGAGCTGGGCATGGTCCTGGACGTTTCCCACATCAATGACAAGGGATTCTGGGATATCCTGGAGCTGTCTGACGGACATCCGGTGATCGCTTCCCACAGTAATGCCCGGGCGGTATCTCCTCATATGCGGAACTTAAGCGACGACATGATCCGGGCTCTGGCCAAAACCGGCGGAGTGATGGGGATGAACCGGGCAGACGGGTTCATCCACCCGGACAAAGCGAAGCAGACGGTGGAAGGTCTGGCGGACCACGTGGATTATATCCGGGATCTGGTGGGCATCGACCATATCGGCTGCGGGTTTGACTTCGAGGATTACGTGGATCAGGCCGCGCTTAGCAAAAACGGGATTGATAACGAGGATCCGGCGGGAACGAAGGGAATCAAGAGCGCCGCGCAGGCCCACAATTTCCTGGACGTGCTGGAGAGTCGGGGCTATACCCAGGAGGAACTGGAGAAAGTGGCCTACAAGAATTTCTATCGGGTATTCAAACAGGTGCTGAGATAG
- a CDS encoding D-serine ammonia-lyase, producing the protein MNLEALEQKAPIVRKLADAQEVNWINPYYGKTEEALREIDLSMADVEEAAARLQRFAPFIRRAFPDTEETKGLIESPLREIQAMKEELNQSWKAGLTGRLLLKMDSHLAAAGSVKARGGIYEILKHAEDLALEQGMIRPEEDYGKFAEPEMKEFFSRYAVHVGSTGNLGLSIGIISATLGFRVYVHMSQDAKQWKKDLLRSKNVQVIEYTGDYGAAVKQGRAEAEKDPCSYFVDDENSVSLFLGYAVAALRLQGQLDELGVVVDADHPLFVYIPCGVGGAPGGVTFGLKLVYGDHVHVFYEEPTQACCMVLGIATGLHSEICVQDIGLSGKTEADGLAVGRPSRFVGKAVEHLLSGEFTLEDEKLYLYMKELLDRENVFIEPSSCAAFAGPCRIQSEDVCLEYLKEQGLEDKMEKASHIVWATGGSLVPEDVRESYIQKAIETEEKAGGR; encoded by the coding sequence ATGAATCTTGAGGCATTAGAACAGAAAGCGCCCATTGTCCGTAAACTGGCCGATGCCCAGGAAGTGAACTGGATCAATCCATACTATGGGAAGACGGAAGAGGCGCTTAGAGAGATCGATCTTTCCATGGCGGATGTGGAAGAGGCGGCGGCCCGCCTTCAGAGATTCGCCCCCTTCATCCGCCGGGCTTTCCCGGACACGGAAGAGACGAAGGGCCTGATCGAATCTCCGCTGCGGGAGATCCAGGCGATGAAAGAGGAATTGAACCAGTCCTGGAAGGCAGGGCTTACCGGCAGGCTTCTTCTGAAGATGGATTCCCATCTGGCGGCGGCAGGGTCCGTCAAGGCGCGAGGCGGGATCTATGAGATCCTGAAGCATGCGGAGGACCTGGCGCTGGAGCAGGGAATGATCCGTCCGGAAGAGGATTACGGGAAATTCGCGGAGCCGGAGATGAAGGAGTTCTTCTCCCGCTATGCGGTGCATGTAGGCTCCACCGGAAACCTGGGCCTGTCCATCGGGATCATCAGCGCCACGCTGGGATTCCGGGTGTACGTCCACATGTCCCAGGACGCGAAACAGTGGAAGAAGGATCTGCTGCGTTCCAAGAACGTGCAGGTGATCGAATATACAGGAGACTATGGAGCGGCAGTGAAACAGGGCCGGGCAGAGGCGGAGAAGGATCCCTGCAGTTATTTCGTGGATGATGAGAATTCTGTCAGCCTGTTCCTGGGATACGCTGTGGCGGCCCTGCGGCTTCAGGGGCAGCTGGATGAACTGGGAGTTGTGGTTGACGCAGACCATCCCCTCTTTGTCTATATCCCCTGCGGCGTGGGAGGCGCGCCGGGCGGCGTGACCTTCGGGCTGAAGCTGGTCTACGGGGATCATGTACATGTGTTTTACGAGGAGCCTACTCAGGCCTGCTGTATGGTCCTTGGCATCGCCACCGGCCTTCACAGCGAGATCTGCGTCCAGGATATTGGATTGTCCGGGAAGACAGAGGCCGACGGACTGGCGGTGGGACGCCCCTCCAGGTTCGTGGGGAAGGCGGTGGAACATCTTCTCAGCGGCGAATTTACCCTGGAGGACGAGAAGCTTTACCTGTATATGAAGGAACTTCTGGACCGGGAAAATGTATTTATCGAGCCCAGTTCCTGCGCGGCGTTTGCAGGTCCGTGCAGGATCCAGTCGGAGGATGTGTGCCTGGAATATCTGAAGGAGCAGGGACTGGAGGACAAGATGGAGAAGGCCTCCCACATCGTGTGGGCGACAGGCGGTTCCCTGGTGCCGGAAGACGTAAGAGAATCCTATATTCAGAAAGCAATCGAGACAGAAGAGAAAGCTGGTGGCAGATAA
- a CDS encoding molecular chaperone Hsp90 codes for MNRETLEYVVEKTRELIQAPTCSQEAKDAAQSWLDAVGTEREAEETKKYIAELEEDIVTVDGLIAFAESEAGAAVFGDNAPNVAEHGRQIKAQGAVYCDCPACAVVEAILAKKGELL; via the coding sequence ATGAACAGAGAAACGTTAGAGTATGTAGTTGAGAAGACCAGGGAACTGATCCAGGCGCCCACCTGTTCCCAGGAGGCTAAAGACGCGGCCCAGAGCTGGCTTGACGCTGTAGGTACAGAGCGGGAAGCAGAAGAGACGAAGAAATATATTGCGGAGCTGGAGGAGGACATCGTGACGGTGGATGGCCTGATCGCGTTCGCGGAGTCTGAGGCGGGAGCTGCTGTATTCGGCGACAATGCGCCCAATGTTGCGGAGCACGGGAGACAGATCAAGGCTCAGGGCGCGGTTTACTGCGACTGCCCGGCCTGCGCGGTGGTTGAGGCGATCCTGGCGAAGAAAGGGGAGCTTTTATGA
- a CDS encoding DUF6472 family protein, whose product MAGKTAVSCETCTYYTFDEDYEEYVCDMDMDEDEYIRLISDSHYECPYYRNGDDYRIVRKQM is encoded by the coding sequence ATGGCCGGGAAAACTGCCGTAAGCTGCGAGACCTGCACTTATTACACCTTTGATGAGGATTATGAGGAATATGTCTGCGATATGGACATGGATGAGGATGAGTACATCCGTCTGATCTCAGACTCTCACTATGAGTGCCCTTATTACCGGAACGGGGACGACTACCGGATCGTCAGGAAACAGATGTAA
- a CDS encoding AI-2E family transporter produces the protein MNRKRLALGILTLILIVLFLKYSDSVMGTLADLTGIIKPLAIGCAIAYILNILVTRIERLPFFREPGAPLYRVRRPISILCSIGLIIAAIALIILLVIPQLADAIGVLVKEIPSAVSQFIAWLSAHDQDWPQLQKFLNSLDMDWPHLLQQAAARITSGLSDIFSSTIYILGSIGSLIINFVVAVIFSIYILAGRERLFHQFQTLAKTYLQEKWYHRLDVVISTAHDTFTRFIIGQCTEAVILGALCTVGMSIFRFPYASMIGTLIGATALLPVVGAYLGAFVGAFMISTVNPIQALGFLVFIVVLQQLEGNLIYPRVVGSSVGLPGIWVLAAVTIGGGLNGVVGMLLAVPITATIYKLLQRDVRRRQKVTVKEENSAN, from the coding sequence ATGAATAGAAAACGGCTGGCTCTCGGCATACTGACCCTGATCCTGATCGTCCTCTTTCTCAAATACAGCGACTCTGTGATGGGAACACTGGCTGATCTTACCGGGATCATCAAACCTCTGGCCATTGGCTGCGCCATCGCCTATATCCTGAACATCCTGGTGACACGGATCGAACGGCTTCCCTTCTTCCGGGAGCCCGGCGCTCCTCTCTACAGAGTGCGCCGCCCCATCAGCATCCTGTGTTCCATTGGACTGATCATCGCGGCCATCGCGCTGATCATCCTGCTGGTCATCCCCCAGCTTGCAGACGCCATCGGCGTACTGGTCAAAGAGATCCCAAGCGCGGTCTCCCAGTTTATCGCCTGGCTCTCCGCCCATGATCAGGACTGGCCCCAGCTGCAGAAATTCCTCAACTCCCTGGACATGGACTGGCCCCACCTCCTTCAGCAGGCGGCGGCCCGTATCACCAGCGGCCTGAGCGACATTTTCTCATCTACCATCTATATCCTGGGCAGCATCGGCTCCCTGATCATAAACTTTGTCGTGGCAGTGATCTTCTCCATCTACATCCTGGCCGGCCGGGAACGGCTGTTCCACCAGTTCCAGACACTGGCGAAGACCTACCTGCAGGAAAAATGGTATCACCGGCTGGATGTGGTGATCTCCACCGCCCACGATACATTTACCCGATTTATCATCGGCCAGTGTACGGAAGCGGTGATCCTGGGCGCCTTGTGTACCGTCGGCATGTCCATCTTCCGGTTCCCCTACGCCAGCATGATCGGAACCCTGATCGGCGCCACCGCGCTGCTGCCGGTTGTGGGCGCATACCTGGGCGCTTTCGTAGGCGCCTTCATGATCTCCACCGTCAATCCCATCCAGGCTCTGGGCTTCCTGGTCTTCATCGTGGTCCTGCAGCAGCTGGAAGGCAACCTGATCTACCCCAGAGTGGTAGGCTCTTCCGTAGGCCTTCCGGGGATCTGGGTGCTGGCCGCCGTCACCATCGGCGGCGGGCTGAACGGCGTAGTGGGCATGCTGCTGGCAGTGCCTATCACAGCCACGATCTACAAGCTCCTGCAACGGGATGTAAGACGGCGGCAGAAAGTAACTGTGAAAGAAGAAAACAGCGCAAACTAA